From a single Tachypleus tridentatus isolate NWPU-2018 chromosome 6, ASM421037v1, whole genome shotgun sequence genomic region:
- the LOC143252400 gene encoding uncharacterized protein LOC143252400 isoform X2 has translation MRVQTLPAEVICKLRSDVAITSVCHCVEELVLNALDAGASCVAARLDLPHFKVQVVDNGHGIPPDQLELIGERYTTSKCHTIEDLNKSKFYGYRGEALSSLQNLSGFVEITSCSKNNQTYSKLFNHGHPTKVFKSCQQRPSIGTTVSVSDFMYNQPVRRKCILEALEFDSCRQTLAAIALIHPQVSFSLRNDATGEICLQTHKSQSVLKTFEYLFGVSKAKHLREVSHISGAYQIKGFISTKGQLSKDLQFVYVNKRLVLKSKIHKEVNTMLSKNICRQKDVSSPTVLTSAVSKSRRNCNLQSVYMLNLSCPLGMYDISFEPRKTLVEFCHWDTVASCIFEAISGFLKNNNLFLSPQLLNNTSTYQSGDNEFTKSGHQGQQKTTKNKVIADCHEFTTEDMKAVLFSMKAKRLQKEKILETGDDENEPDSFVTKNENVQPSFSNKNPRFNSNSEKNVLLPNYLKKHLCQADHVYVEEFPNQSQTNIHPAVLNKNVLENCDVGPSVVKISEIQQEGNKNRRKLFLSYNNELKNHLSSPQTLKTTHNGDQNFVNTCLDGDISKDCSVSNSNKEHFPMRRPIAQKTSGFCSSLSMLSRRKNKDKKLTQLKEQFQFCSRKTPQRKQEAFVPNSIIHGSSGSILAQESNSEKCLNKCFKMGRKRDVSYLESGYERRSYVTKPMGNTISVGNVTIMSDEKLSEEGFNKDKSNKEYSEYLITSNVSGNNCELNLKNSMKNLSKYGPTVISNDKLNQMNTSNNDINELNNMKLVQKEVETSSSVRQMKDISKWDLVNRKTQSRPCSCDTSAGCKIPVWSTTNSFISSYKDLRENGHIIKTSSTNQSSISFPSVRTGIFAVCSIADHSNQAQNMNKSKNYLSADTSQVGIHETTVGTNLQTSADAFQAGIHETIVRTNLQTSVDTSQAGIHETTVRTNLQTSADTSQAGIHETTVRTNLQTSADAFQAGIHETIVRTNLQTSADTSQVGIHETAVRTNLQTSSPIHFCNLEVCCSQPSTALKNTGLSFTYQPLLRTDGHECMTTPIYNQGKTCLNQQNKPKIGNLKNRHESYQVNDKNIMFATLKPEIYESNTEFPRKLSDKCIVFPSSNEGCILTEKACILNKRPRLEKLCHTSNSVFARHKECGIFSNLQDFEKDQNKSLWKPESSIKTSSKSNLDHKSCYFRSYSAINPMVYLQESKHSMSKQTSNGESNIRNQDYCSSSSAESSCKEKIIPKTNNGHSFHILNQFCRDKRISEAINDCSRLSPVDKINQDKLSSGDISNPDQLLPSNKSNSNQLVIMNNNSDQVSPISISNTDILSLLESSLDSVSPTSNNNADTHSFIDSSISDRLTYVNSSNMDKLLFRNNCNLNKLSPTLNNNQSRMSPTNSSKLDDTLFTKDIYQIGVSTTENPDEALFLQENKSNKMSESNQNFKTRDTLISTCEPFSGERHLTLYSQDKDSLEVIQQLKMHTVYFQDSVERPASFNFTETRVLYDNKCIEYMNSGMHERVPELTDENCSELTEEFNTSTHHKDRRIQLYRTCSKGVVDDRNDYIYQDTVKLPVAVDEVRGYNFVPDSSSKENCIVSPEISLASDNFRQAITSSSIAPSLLKLSNTLVTLRSEFCDQNGLKDYQSAHQQESSSFQQLEEMLPKGNMPNSNHISSECSVKNQPRKRFRESLSVEEDCSCGKYSNLCSKQQSEEICCSEYKKQGVTPNVSEDSVSTTSSSEPSLKSPGISESRKENMKYSSYQQNAESVVKISKSMLCDNLSSEHNLDHFIEDHIQQNTKTVKSLNLSSREPCEHTLSCLENSSENCKNTSGIDTTEPYSLYCRPVIYQKSEHKNSCLEVDVCEGEYDQWLCWVDPISGQEMYINRVCGNSTYLPPPSGKNAEENKSSICGESRQHFFLSHNSSPFLKKKENMLTTVGKSVDNIYCLLNNCLKEQLTEDLGRKWRVTKEEVENYKLSLDNVTMKFKEWSNPVFQNTHLQEVCNMNLKQYPKNVTQVYNIIRPYRFGKFVFQNFEVVGQVDNKFIACLVPSSEQSLVKDLLVLFDQHAVHERIRLEQLMDELYNTMNSKHVASSCIHPPLELPFEPDLLHLIKAFIPQLEKLGITITYEASNNSMVKVHTVPSCILEKEVNEVKRGRKPVIANLVENLIREQMELCKQTQGASGALPKTLIYVLNSQACHGAVKFGDELDNTECIHLIKSLTYCKLPFQCAHGRPSLTPLVDFSYLQSNCDKQSTKPQLWKIKNKLELRQQ, from the exons aTGAGAGTGCAGACTTTGCCAGCTGAAGTTATCTGCAAGCTTCGTTCTGATGTGGCTATCACAAGCGTGTGTCACTGTGTGGAGGAACTTGTGCTGAATGCTTTGGACGCTGGTGCTAGCTGTGTAGCTGCCCGACTGGACTTGCCACATTTCAAAGTACAAGTAGTGGACAATGGACACGGGATTCCTCCAGATCAACTAGAATTAATTGGAGAACG CTACACAACTAGCAAGTGTCATACAATAGAGGACCTTAACAAGTCAAAGTTTTATGGTTATCGTGGAGAAGCACTTTCAAGTTTGCAGAACCTCTCAGGATTCGTAGAAATTACAAGTTGTtccaaaaataatcaaacatacaGTAAACTTTTCAATCATGGTCACCCAACTAAAGTTTTTAAATCATGTCAACAGCGTCCTAGTATTGGTACAACAGTGTCTGTTTCAGATTTTATGTATAATCAGCCAGTTCGTAGAAAGTGCATATTGGAAGCATTAGAGTTTGATTCCTGTCGGCAGACACTAGCAGCTATTGCACTAATTCACCCCCAGGTGTCTTTTTCGTTGCGTAATGATGCTACTGGAGAAATATGTCTTCAGACTCACAAATCTCAGTCTGTGTTGAAAACATTTGAGTATTTGTTTGGTGTGTCAAAAGCTAAACATCTGAGAGAAGTTAGCCATATATCAGGTGCCTACCAAATTAAGGGTTTCATCAGTACAAAGGGGCAACTTTCAAAAGACCTTCAGTTTGTCTATGTCAACAAAAGACTTGTCTTGAAAAGCAAGATTCACAAAGAAGTAAACACTATGCTGAGCAAGAACATCTGTAGGCAAAAAGATGTCTCTTCTCCTACAGTCTTGACATCAGCAGTATCAAAATCTAGAAGGAACTGCAATCTTCAGAGTGTTTATATGTTGAACTTAAGTTGTCCTCTGGGGATGTATGACATTAGTTTTGAACCAAGAAAAACACTAGTGGAATTCTGTCACTGGGACACAGTTGCTTCCTGTATATTTGAAGCAATTTCTGGGTTTCTAAAGAATAACAACTTATTTCTCAGTCCTCAGCTTCTTAATAATACCTCAACATACCAGTCAGGAGATAATGAGTTTACCAAAAGTGGTCATCAAGGTCAACAAAAGACGACTAAGAACAAGGTGATTGCCGACTGTCATGAGTTTACAACTGAAGACATGAAGGCTGTACTTTTCTCCATGAAAGCCAAGCGTCTTCAAAAAGAAAAGATATTGGAAACTGGTGATGATGAGAATGAACCTGATTCTTTTGTAACGAAGAATGAAAATGTTCAGCCTAGTTTTTCAAATAAGAATCCCAGGTTTAACTCtaacagtgaaaaaaatgtacttttaccAAACTATTTAAAAAAGCATCTTTGCCAGGCTGACCATGTTTATGTAGAAGAGTTTCCTAATCAATCTCAAACTAATATTCATCCAGCtgtgttaaataaaaatgttttagaaaattgTGATGTAGGTCCTTCAGTTGTCAAAATTTCAGAAATCCAACAGGAGGGGAATAAGAACAGAAGGAAATTGTTCTTAAGTTATAATAATGAACTAAAGAATCATTTATCCTCACCACAGACCCTGAAAACCACACATAATGGAGATCAGAATTTTGTAAATACCTGTCTAGATGGTGATATTTCCAAGGATTGTTCAGTGTCTAATAGTAACAAAGAACATTTTCCGATGAGAAGACCGATAGCACAGAAAACATCAGGTTTTTGTAGCTCCCTAAGCATGCTTTCcagaagaaagaacaaagataaaaaacTCACACAGCTCAAAGAACAATTTCAATTTTGTTCTCGTAAAACTCCGCAAAGAAAACAAGAGGCTTTTGTACCTAACAGTATTATTCATGGTTCCTCAGGTAGTATATTGGCTCAGGAGAGTAACTCAGAAAAATGTTTGAACAAGTGTTTTAAAATGGGAAGGAAACGAGATGTTTCTTACCTTGAATCTGGTTATGAAAGAAGAAGTTATGTGACAAAGCCAATGGGAAATACCATTTCAGTGGGCAATGTAACAATTATGAGTGATGAGAAGCTCAGTGAGGAGGGTTTTAATAAAGATAAGAGTAACAAAGAGTACagtgaatatttaattacaaGTAATGTTTCAGGTAACAATtgtgaattaaatttaaaaaatagtatgaaaaacTTATCAAAGTATGGCCCTACAGTTATTAGCAATGATAAATTAAATCAGATGAACACTtctaataatgatattaatgaaCTTAATAATATGAAACTAGTTCAAAAAGAAGTTGAAACTTCTAGCAGCGTAAGACAAATGAAAGATATTAGTAAATGGGATTTAGTTAACAGGAAAACACAAAGTAGACCCTGTTCATGTGATACTTCTGCTGGCTGCAAAATTCCCGTGTGGTCTACCACGAACAGTTTTATCTCCTCCTACAAAGACTTGAGAGAGAATGGTCACATTATTAAAACGAGCTCAACAAACCAAAGCAGCATTTCGTTCCCAAGTGTTAGAACTGGAATATTTGCAGTTTGTTCCATAGCTGATCATAGCAATCAAGCTCAGAATATGAATAAATCAAAGAATTATTTGTCAGCTGATACATCTCAAGTAGGAATACATGAAACTACTGTTGGAACAAACCTTCAAACATCAGCTGATGCATTTCAAGCAGGAATACATGAAACTATTGTTAGAACAAACCTTCAAACATCAGTTGATACATCTCAAGCAGGAATACATGAAACTACTGTTAGAACAAACCTTCAAACATCAGCTGATACATCTCAAGCAGGAATACATGAAACTACTGTTAGAACAAACCTTCAAACATCAGCTGATGCATTTCAAGCAGGAATACATGAAACTATTGTTAGAACAAACCTTCAAACATCAGCTGACACATCTCAAGTAGGAATACATGAAACTGCTGTTAGAACAAACCTTCAAACATCATCTCCTATACATTTCTGTAACTTAGAGGTGTGTTGTTCTCAGCCATCTACTGCATTGAAAAATACAGGTCTATCCTTCACGTATCAACCACTACTTAGGACTGATGGCCATGAATGCATGACTACACCCATATACAATCAAGGCAAGACCTGTTTGAACCAGCAAAATAAACCAAAGATTGGTAACTTAAAGAACAGACATGAATCATACCaagtaaatgataaaaatattatgtttgctACTCTAAAACCCGAGATATATGAATCAAACACTGAATTTCCCAGAAAGCTCTCTGACAAGTGTATTGTTTTTCCATCTTCAAATGAGGGATGCATATTAACAGAAAAAGCTTGCATTTTGAACAAGAGACCTAGATTAGAAAAATTGTGTCATACTTCTAACAGTGTATTTGCACGTCATAAAGAATGTGGCATATTTAGTAATCTACAAGATTTTGAAAAAGATCAAAACAAATCTTTGTGGAAACCTGAAAGTTCCATTAAAACATCAAGTAAAAGTAACTTAGATCATAAAAGCTGTTATTTTAGATCGTATTCTGCAATAAATCCTATGGTATATCTTCAGGAATCTAAACATTCTatgtcaaaacaaacaagtaatggAGAATCAAACATAAGAAATCAAGATTATTGTAGTTCTTCAAGTGCAGAAAGTAGTTGTAAAGAGAAAATTATACCAAAGACAAACAACGGACATTCATTTCACATTTTGAATCAGTTCTGTAGGGATAAGAGAATATCAGAAGCTATAAATGATTGTAGTAGATTATCACCTGTAGACAAAATCAATCAAGATAAATTATCATCAGGAGACATTAGTAATCCAGATCAACTGTTGCCCTCAAATAAAAGTAATTCAAATCAGCTAGTGATCATGAACAATAATTCAGACCAAGTATCACCCATTAGCATCAGTAACACAGATATACTTTCATTGTTAGAGAGTTCTTTAGACAGTGTATCACCTACTAGCAACAATAATGCAGATACACACTCATTCATAGACAGTTCTATTTCAGATAGATTAACATATGTAAACAGTAGTAATatggataaattattatttagaaataattgcAATTTGAATAAACTTTCACCAACACTCAATAATAATCAGAGTAGAATGTCACCCACAAACAGCAGTAAACTAGATGACACATTATTCACAAAAGATATTTATCAAATTGGAGTCTCAACCACTGAAAATCCAGATGAAGCTTTGTTCTTACAAgagaataaatcaaataaaatgtcagaaagtaatcaaaactttaaaactagAGATACTTTAATAAGCACGTGTGAACCATTTTCAGGTGAAAGACATTTAACACTTTATTCTCAAGATAAAGATTCACTAGAAGTCATCCAACAATTAAAGATGCATACTGTATACTTCCAAGATTCAGTAGAAAGACCTGCTTCCTTTAATTTTACAGAAACACGTGTTTTGTATGACAATAAATGTATAGAGTATATGAATAGTGGTATGCATGAAAGAGTACCTGAATTAACTGATGAAAACTGCTCAGAGTTAACAGAAGAATTCAATACTTCAACACATCACAAGGACAGAAGGATCCAGCTATACAGAACATGTAGTAAAGGTGTAGTAGATGATAGAAATGATTATATTTATCAAGATACTGTAAAACTACCAGTAGCAGTAGATGAAGTAAGAGGATACAACTTTGTACCTGACTCCAGTAGTAAGGAGAATTGTATAGTTAGTCCTGAAATTTCTCTTGCTTCTGACAATTTTAGACAAGCCATCACATCATCTTCGATAGCACCAAGCCTATTGAAACTATCAAACACTCTTGTAACTTTACGCAGTGAATTTTGTGATCAAAATGGATTAAAAGATTACCAAAGTGCCCATCAGCAAGAAAGCAGTTCTTTTCAACAACTTGAAGAAATGTTACCCAAAGGAAACATGCCGAATTCTAACCACATCAGTAGTGAATGTTCAGTCAAAAATCAACCACGTAAACGGTTCAGAGAATCTTTGTCTGTAGAAGAAGACTGTTCTTGTGGAAAATATTCAAACTTGTGTTCAAAACAGCAAAGTGAAGAAATTTGCTGTAGTGAATATAAGAAGCAAGGTGTAACACCAAATGTATCAGAAGACTCAGTGTCAACAACCTCATCCAGTGAACCAAGTTTAAAGTCACCTGGTATATCTGAGTCCAGAAAAGAGAATATGAAATACAGTAGTTATCAACAGAATGCtgaatctgttgttaaaatatcgAAAAGCATGTTGTGTGATAACTTATCCAGTGAACATAATTTAGATCATTTCATTGAAGATCACATACAACAAAACACCAAAACGGTAAAATCACTTAACCTAAGTAGTAGAGAGCCTTGTGAACACACACTGTCGTGTTTGGAAAACTCTtcagaaaattgtaaaaatacaTCTGGCATTGATACAACTGAACCTTATTCCTTGTACTGCAGGCCTGTTATATACCAGAAGAGTGAACATAAAAATTCATGCTTGGAGGTGGATGTTTGTGAAGGGGAATACGACCAGTGGTTGTGTTGGGTAGATCCTATATCTGGTCAGGAAATGTACATCAACAGAGTGTGTGGAAATTCCACTTACCTTCCCCCACCAAGTGGGAAAAATGCAGAGGAGAATAAAAGCAGTATTTGTG GAGAGTCAAGACAACACTTTTTTCTGAGCCACAACAGTTCTCcattcctaaaaaaaaaagaaaacatgctGACTACAGTTGGCAAGAGTGTGGACAATATTTATTGTCTGTTGAACAACTGTCTAAAAGAGCAGCTGACTGAAGACTTAGGAAGAAAATGGAGAG TTACTAAGGAAGAAgttgaaaactataaattatcTCTTGACAATGTGACAATGAAGTTTAAAGAGTGGTCAAATCCTGTCTTTCAGAATACCCACCTGCAG GAAGTGTGCAAtatgaatttgaaacaatatcCAAAGAACGTGACTCAAGTGTATAATATCATTAGGCCATATCGATTTGGaaagtttgtatttcaaaattttgag GTTGTAGGACAAGTGGACAATAAATTCATAGCTTGTCTTGTGCCTTCCTCTGAACAATCGTTAGTCAAAG ATCTTCTAGTTTTGTTTGATCAACATGCCGTCCATGAAAGAATCCGTTTGGAACAGTTAATGGATG AGCTCTACAACACAATGAACAGTAAGCATGTAGCTTCTTCTTGTATTCATCCACCTCTGGAGCTTCCATTTGAACCTGATTTGTTGCATCTAATAAAAGCATTTATCCCACAACTGGAGAAACTAGGCATTACCATCACTTATGAAGCATCAAACAACTCTATGGTTAAAGTTCACACTGTTCCCTCTTGTATCTTGGAGAAAGAAGTGAATGAAGTAAAGCGAGGAAGGAAACCAGTCATAGCAAATTTGGTAGAG